In Calonectris borealis chromosome 20, bCalBor7.hap1.2, whole genome shotgun sequence, a genomic segment contains:
- the HEXD gene encoding hexosaminidase D isoform X4 codes for MEAGGEAGGPRRRLVHLDLKGAPPRAPYLAEVSGRRAAGAPGPASPRLTRPLSPPAPQVLPLLRALGATGLLLEYEDAFPYAGPLGPLRAPHAYRYRPGRARGGRGAGPGPDVSLCPRSPGEVRAVLSQARAQGLEVVPLVQSFGHMEFVLKHKEFAHLREVKVFPNALNPHKEESRALVKAMIDQVMALHEDLKWFHIGCDEVYYLGEGEESKQWLQQQDNTPEKLCLSHIKAVASCVVSSYPTVTPIVWDDMLRGISEETLAESGVPQLVQPMIWDYAADLDVEGKVHLVEKYRRCGFSKVWFASAFKGATGVNQSLTLIGHHLKNHLQWLKVASSSPADILEGIALTGWQRYDHFSVLCELLPVAIPSLAVCLQALKNGTMTTLFSLS; via the exons ATggaggcgggcggggaggcgggcgggccgcggcggcggctggtGCACCTGGACCTGAAgggcgccccgccccgcgccccctaCCTGGCGGAGgtgagcgggcggcgggcggcgggggcgcccggcccggcctcgcctcgcctcacccGCCCGCTGTCCCCTCCCGCCCCTCAGGTGCTGCCGCTGCTCCGCGCCCTGGGCGCCACCGGGCTGCTGCTGGAGTACGAGGACGCCTTCCCCTACGCGGGGCCGCTGGGGCCGCTGCGGGCCCCGCACGCCTACAGGTACCGCCCGGGGagggcccgggggggccgcggTGCCGGCCCGGGCCCTGACGTCTCGctctgcccccgcagccccggggaggtGAGGGCGGTGCTGAGCCAGGCCAGGGCGCAGGGGCTGGAGGTGGTGCCGCTGGTGCAGAGCTTCGGGCACATGGAG TTTGTGCTGAAGCACAAAGAGTTCGCTCATCTCCGGGAGGTGAAGGTGTTTCCCAACGCCCTCAACCCGCACAAGGAGGAGTCGCGGGCACTGGTCAAAGCCATGATCGACCAGGTCATGGCACTGCACGAAGACTTAAAATGGTTTCACATCGGATGTGACGAG GTCTACTACCTCGGCGAAGGAGAGGAGTCAAAGCAGTGGCTGCAGCAACAAGACAACACTCCAGAGAAGCTGTGCTTATCCCACATAAAAGCAGTAGCAAGTTGTGTGGTCTCGTCTTACCCCACTGTGACGCCCATCGTGTGGGATGATATGCTCAGAGGGATAAGTGAGGAAACATTGGCAG AGTCTGGGGTCCCACAGCTTGTGCAGCCGATGATCTGGGACTACGCAGCAGACCTCGACGTGGAGGGCAAAG TGCATCTCGTAGAGAAGTATCGTAGATGTGGCTTCTCCAAGGTGTGGTTTGCCAGTGCTTTTAAAGGAGCTACAGGAGTGAATCAGTCTCTAACGCTTATTGGACACCATTTAAAAAACCATCTTCAGTGGCTGAAAGTGGCAAGCAGTAGCCCCGCTGATATCCTTGAAGGTATCGCGCTGACCGGCTGGCAAAG GTATGAccacttttctgttttgtgtgaGCTTCTCCCTGTGGCAATTCCATCACTGGCTGTATGTCTGCAGGCACTAAAGAATGGTACAATGACAACTTTATTCTCTCTCAGCTAA
- the CYBC1 gene encoding cytochrome b-245 chaperone 1 isoform X2 has product MYMLVENRTSSHLHLKRSPGIRSWSLFVDSLAWKLFYMAGCFFVAAQNLEQWEEAVFDKNKGTICLKTFNLYKKILTFSKGGNEQVVALLNEIRDVNVEEETVRYFGKGYLVVLRFVTGFSHPLTQSAVLGCRSDVEAVAKLITSFLELDRVESQQDLSQSSETEASDADEPQDKY; this is encoded by the exons ATGTACATGTTGGTTGAAAACCGCACGAGTTCCCATCTTCATCTGAAGAGGTCACCTGGCATCCGATCTTGGTCTCTCTTCGTTG ACAGCTTGGCATGGAAGCTCTTCTATATGGCCGGGTGTTTCTTTGTGGCAGCGCAGAATCTGGAGCAGTGGGAG GAAGCTGTATTTGATAAGAACAAGGGAACAATCTGCCTAAAAACATTCAatctttacaaaaaaatactGACCTTCTCAAAAGGAGGCAATGAACAAG TTGTGGCTCTACTGAATGAGATCCGAGATGTGAACGTGGAAGAGGAGACTGTGCGATATTTTGGGAAGGGTTACCTGGTTGTGCTACGATTTGTCACTGGGTTTTCACACCCACTGACTCAGAGTGCAGTGTTGGGCTGTAGAAG tgaTGTGGAAGCAGTTGCGAAACTCATTACTAGTTTTCTGGAACTGGACAGAGTAGAGAGCCAACAAGATCTCTCTCAGAGCAGCGAAACAGAGGCTAGTGATGCAGATGAACCACAGGATAAATATTAA
- the HEXD gene encoding hexosaminidase D isoform X2 — protein sequence MEAGGEAGGPRRRLVHLDLKGAPPRAPYLAEVLPLLRALGATGLLLEYEDAFPYAGPLGPLRAPHAYRYRPGRARGGRGAGPGPDVSLCPRSPGEVRAVLSQARAQGLEVVPLVQSFGHMEFVLKHKEFAHLREVKVFPNALNPHKEESRALVKAMIDQVMALHEDLKWFHIGCDEVYYLGEGEESKQWLQQQDNTPEKLCLSHIKAVASCVVSSYPTVTPIVWDDMLRGISEETLAESGVPQLVQPMIWDYAADLDVEGKVHLVEKYRRCGFSKVWFASAFKGATGVNQSLTLIGHHLKNHLQWLKVASSSPADILEGIALTGWQRYDHFSVLCELLPVAIPSLAVCLQALKNGGYSEKIKENVEKLLGMANLETETFMSTSLGTFPGSNILTLVTQVSFYLKSSVDELLERNRYVMGWFSPYHRKRKIIHPIIMHHFQPDAISLLSKWNAVVQDLQAAMEQVFHKCTVEEWMEENVHPSLQKLQEVVDDLDKAIKAQN from the exons ATggaggcgggcggggaggcgggcgggccgcggcggcggctggtGCACCTGGACCTGAAgggcgccccgccccgcgccccctaCCTGGCGGAG GTGCTGCCGCTGCTCCGCGCCCTGGGCGCCACCGGGCTGCTGCTGGAGTACGAGGACGCCTTCCCCTACGCGGGGCCGCTGGGGCCGCTGCGGGCCCCGCACGCCTACAGGTACCGCCCGGGGagggcccgggggggccgcggTGCCGGCCCGGGCCCTGACGTCTCGctctgcccccgcagccccggggaggtGAGGGCGGTGCTGAGCCAGGCCAGGGCGCAGGGGCTGGAGGTGGTGCCGCTGGTGCAGAGCTTCGGGCACATGGAG TTTGTGCTGAAGCACAAAGAGTTCGCTCATCTCCGGGAGGTGAAGGTGTTTCCCAACGCCCTCAACCCGCACAAGGAGGAGTCGCGGGCACTGGTCAAAGCCATGATCGACCAGGTCATGGCACTGCACGAAGACTTAAAATGGTTTCACATCGGATGTGACGAG GTCTACTACCTCGGCGAAGGAGAGGAGTCAAAGCAGTGGCTGCAGCAACAAGACAACACTCCAGAGAAGCTGTGCTTATCCCACATAAAAGCAGTAGCAAGTTGTGTGGTCTCGTCTTACCCCACTGTGACGCCCATCGTGTGGGATGATATGCTCAGAGGGATAAGTGAGGAAACATTGGCAG AGTCTGGGGTCCCACAGCTTGTGCAGCCGATGATCTGGGACTACGCAGCAGACCTCGACGTGGAGGGCAAAG TGCATCTCGTAGAGAAGTATCGTAGATGTGGCTTCTCCAAGGTGTGGTTTGCCAGTGCTTTTAAAGGAGCTACAGGAGTGAATCAGTCTCTAACGCTTATTGGACACCATTTAAAAAACCATCTTCAGTGGCTGAAAGTGGCAAGCAGTAGCCCCGCTGATATCCTTGAAGGTATCGCGCTGACCGGCTGGCAAAG GTATGAccacttttctgttttgtgtgaGCTTCTCCCTGTGGCAATTCCATCACTGGCTGTATGTCTGCAGGCACTAAAGAATG GTGGCTATtctgaaaagattaaagaaaatgtggaaaagcTCCTGGGAATGGCCAACCTGGAAACGGAAACTTTCATGAG CACAAGTCTGGGCACCTTTCCTGGGAGCAACATCCTTACGCTTGTGACGCAAGTGAGTTTCTACCTCAAGTCATCAGTGGATGAACTTCTTGAAAGGAACAG ATATGTCATGGGCTGGTTCAGCCCCTaccacagaaaaaggaagattatTCATCCTATCATAATGCATCACTTTCAGCCAGATGCAATAAG TCTTCTCTCCAAGTGGAATGCTGTGGTGCAAGACCTCCAAGCAGCCATGGAGCAAGTTTTCCACAAGTGTACTGTGGAGGAGTGGATGGAGGAGAACGTCCACCCCAGCCTACAGAAGCTGCAGGAAGTGGTGGATGATTTAGATAAAGCAATAAAAGCACAAAATTAG
- the HEXD gene encoding hexosaminidase D isoform X3: MEAGGEAGGPRRRLVHLDLKGAPPRAPYLAEVLPLLRALGATGLLLEYEDAFPYAGPLGPLRAPHAYSPGEVRAVLSQARAQGLEVVPLVQSFGHMEFVLKHKEFAHLREVKVFPNALNPHKEESRALVKAMIDQVMALHEDLKWFHIGCDEVYYLGEGEESKQWLQQQDNTPEKLCLSHIKAVASCVVSSYPTVTPIVWDDMLRGISEETLAESGVPQLVQPMIWDYAADLDVEGKVHLVEKYRRCGFSKVWFASAFKGATGVNQSLTLIGHHLKNHLQWLKVASSSPADILEGIALTGWQRYDHFSVLCELLPVAIPSLAVCLQALKNGGYSEKIKENVEKLLGMANLETETFMSTSLGTFPGSNILTLVTQVSFYLKSSVDELLERNRYVMGWFSPYHRKRKIIHPIIMHHFQPDAISLLSKWNAVVQDLQAAMEQVFHKCTVEEWMEENVHPSLQKLQEVVDDLDKAIKAQN, translated from the exons ATggaggcgggcggggaggcgggcgggccgcggcggcggctggtGCACCTGGACCTGAAgggcgccccgccccgcgccccctaCCTGGCGGAG GTGCTGCCGCTGCTCCGCGCCCTGGGCGCCACCGGGCTGCTGCTGGAGTACGAGGACGCCTTCCCCTACGCGGGGCCGCTGGGGCCGCTGCGGGCCCCGCACGCCTACAG ccccggggaggtGAGGGCGGTGCTGAGCCAGGCCAGGGCGCAGGGGCTGGAGGTGGTGCCGCTGGTGCAGAGCTTCGGGCACATGGAG TTTGTGCTGAAGCACAAAGAGTTCGCTCATCTCCGGGAGGTGAAGGTGTTTCCCAACGCCCTCAACCCGCACAAGGAGGAGTCGCGGGCACTGGTCAAAGCCATGATCGACCAGGTCATGGCACTGCACGAAGACTTAAAATGGTTTCACATCGGATGTGACGAG GTCTACTACCTCGGCGAAGGAGAGGAGTCAAAGCAGTGGCTGCAGCAACAAGACAACACTCCAGAGAAGCTGTGCTTATCCCACATAAAAGCAGTAGCAAGTTGTGTGGTCTCGTCTTACCCCACTGTGACGCCCATCGTGTGGGATGATATGCTCAGAGGGATAAGTGAGGAAACATTGGCAG AGTCTGGGGTCCCACAGCTTGTGCAGCCGATGATCTGGGACTACGCAGCAGACCTCGACGTGGAGGGCAAAG TGCATCTCGTAGAGAAGTATCGTAGATGTGGCTTCTCCAAGGTGTGGTTTGCCAGTGCTTTTAAAGGAGCTACAGGAGTGAATCAGTCTCTAACGCTTATTGGACACCATTTAAAAAACCATCTTCAGTGGCTGAAAGTGGCAAGCAGTAGCCCCGCTGATATCCTTGAAGGTATCGCGCTGACCGGCTGGCAAAG GTATGAccacttttctgttttgtgtgaGCTTCTCCCTGTGGCAATTCCATCACTGGCTGTATGTCTGCAGGCACTAAAGAATG GTGGCTATtctgaaaagattaaagaaaatgtggaaaagcTCCTGGGAATGGCCAACCTGGAAACGGAAACTTTCATGAG CACAAGTCTGGGCACCTTTCCTGGGAGCAACATCCTTACGCTTGTGACGCAAGTGAGTTTCTACCTCAAGTCATCAGTGGATGAACTTCTTGAAAGGAACAG ATATGTCATGGGCTGGTTCAGCCCCTaccacagaaaaaggaagattatTCATCCTATCATAATGCATCACTTTCAGCCAGATGCAATAAG TCTTCTCTCCAAGTGGAATGCTGTGGTGCAAGACCTCCAAGCAGCCATGGAGCAAGTTTTCCACAAGTGTACTGTGGAGGAGTGGATGGAGGAGAACGTCCACCCCAGCCTACAGAAGCTGCAGGAAGTGGTGGATGATTTAGATAAAGCAATAAAAGCACAAAATTAG
- the CYBC1 gene encoding cytochrome b-245 chaperone 1 isoform X1, with amino-acid sequence MYMLVENRTSSHLHLKRSPGIRSWSLFVGIASIGLAAAYYSADSLAWKLFYMAGCFFVAAQNLEQWEEAVFDKNKGTICLKTFNLYKKILTFSKGGNEQVVALLNEIRDVNVEEETVRYFGKGYLVVLRFVTGFSHPLTQSAVLGCRSDVEAVAKLITSFLELDRVESQQDLSQSSETEASDADEPQDKY; translated from the exons ATGTACATGTTGGTTGAAAACCGCACGAGTTCCCATCTTCATCTGAAGAGGTCACCTGGCATCCGATCTTGGTCTCTCTTCGTTG GAATAGCCTCCATAGGTTTGGCTGCTGCTTATTATAGTGCAG ACAGCTTGGCATGGAAGCTCTTCTATATGGCCGGGTGTTTCTTTGTGGCAGCGCAGAATCTGGAGCAGTGGGAG GAAGCTGTATTTGATAAGAACAAGGGAACAATCTGCCTAAAAACATTCAatctttacaaaaaaatactGACCTTCTCAAAAGGAGGCAATGAACAAG TTGTGGCTCTACTGAATGAGATCCGAGATGTGAACGTGGAAGAGGAGACTGTGCGATATTTTGGGAAGGGTTACCTGGTTGTGCTACGATTTGTCACTGGGTTTTCACACCCACTGACTCAGAGTGCAGTGTTGGGCTGTAGAAG tgaTGTGGAAGCAGTTGCGAAACTCATTACTAGTTTTCTGGAACTGGACAGAGTAGAGAGCCAACAAGATCTCTCTCAGAGCAGCGAAACAGAGGCTAGTGATGCAGATGAACCACAGGATAAATATTAA
- the HEXD gene encoding hexosaminidase D isoform X1, with translation MEAGGEAGGPRRRLVHLDLKGAPPRAPYLAEVSGRRAAGAPGPASPRLTRPLSPPAPQVLPLLRALGATGLLLEYEDAFPYAGPLGPLRAPHAYRYRPGRARGGRGAGPGPDVSLCPRSPGEVRAVLSQARAQGLEVVPLVQSFGHMEFVLKHKEFAHLREVKVFPNALNPHKEESRALVKAMIDQVMALHEDLKWFHIGCDEVYYLGEGEESKQWLQQQDNTPEKLCLSHIKAVASCVVSSYPTVTPIVWDDMLRGISEETLAESGVPQLVQPMIWDYAADLDVEGKVHLVEKYRRCGFSKVWFASAFKGATGVNQSLTLIGHHLKNHLQWLKVASSSPADILEGIALTGWQRYDHFSVLCELLPVAIPSLAVCLQALKNGGYSEKIKENVEKLLGMANLETETFMSTSLGTFPGSNILTLVTQVSFYLKSSVDELLERNRYVMGWFSPYHRKRKIIHPIIMHHFQPDAISLLSKWNAVVQDLQAAMEQVFHKCTVEEWMEENVHPSLQKLQEVVDDLDKAIKAQN, from the exons ATggaggcgggcggggaggcgggcgggccgcggcggcggctggtGCACCTGGACCTGAAgggcgccccgccccgcgccccctaCCTGGCGGAGgtgagcgggcggcgggcggcgggggcgcccggcccggcctcgcctcgcctcacccGCCCGCTGTCCCCTCCCGCCCCTCAGGTGCTGCCGCTGCTCCGCGCCCTGGGCGCCACCGGGCTGCTGCTGGAGTACGAGGACGCCTTCCCCTACGCGGGGCCGCTGGGGCCGCTGCGGGCCCCGCACGCCTACAGGTACCGCCCGGGGagggcccgggggggccgcggTGCCGGCCCGGGCCCTGACGTCTCGctctgcccccgcagccccggggaggtGAGGGCGGTGCTGAGCCAGGCCAGGGCGCAGGGGCTGGAGGTGGTGCCGCTGGTGCAGAGCTTCGGGCACATGGAG TTTGTGCTGAAGCACAAAGAGTTCGCTCATCTCCGGGAGGTGAAGGTGTTTCCCAACGCCCTCAACCCGCACAAGGAGGAGTCGCGGGCACTGGTCAAAGCCATGATCGACCAGGTCATGGCACTGCACGAAGACTTAAAATGGTTTCACATCGGATGTGACGAG GTCTACTACCTCGGCGAAGGAGAGGAGTCAAAGCAGTGGCTGCAGCAACAAGACAACACTCCAGAGAAGCTGTGCTTATCCCACATAAAAGCAGTAGCAAGTTGTGTGGTCTCGTCTTACCCCACTGTGACGCCCATCGTGTGGGATGATATGCTCAGAGGGATAAGTGAGGAAACATTGGCAG AGTCTGGGGTCCCACAGCTTGTGCAGCCGATGATCTGGGACTACGCAGCAGACCTCGACGTGGAGGGCAAAG TGCATCTCGTAGAGAAGTATCGTAGATGTGGCTTCTCCAAGGTGTGGTTTGCCAGTGCTTTTAAAGGAGCTACAGGAGTGAATCAGTCTCTAACGCTTATTGGACACCATTTAAAAAACCATCTTCAGTGGCTGAAAGTGGCAAGCAGTAGCCCCGCTGATATCCTTGAAGGTATCGCGCTGACCGGCTGGCAAAG GTATGAccacttttctgttttgtgtgaGCTTCTCCCTGTGGCAATTCCATCACTGGCTGTATGTCTGCAGGCACTAAAGAATG GTGGCTATtctgaaaagattaaagaaaatgtggaaaagcTCCTGGGAATGGCCAACCTGGAAACGGAAACTTTCATGAG CACAAGTCTGGGCACCTTTCCTGGGAGCAACATCCTTACGCTTGTGACGCAAGTGAGTTTCTACCTCAAGTCATCAGTGGATGAACTTCTTGAAAGGAACAG ATATGTCATGGGCTGGTTCAGCCCCTaccacagaaaaaggaagattatTCATCCTATCATAATGCATCACTTTCAGCCAGATGCAATAAG TCTTCTCTCCAAGTGGAATGCTGTGGTGCAAGACCTCCAAGCAGCCATGGAGCAAGTTTTCCACAAGTGTACTGTGGAGGAGTGGATGGAGGAGAACGTCCACCCCAGCCTACAGAAGCTGCAGGAAGTGGTGGATGATTTAGATAAAGCAATAAAAGCACAAAATTAG